AGAGCACCGCGCTGCTACAGATAGAGTTCTCCGAGAATGGGGAATGGACCCAGGGGCCCTCGCCGGTTCAATGGCAGGGGTCAGGCCGTGCTTGACACGGAGGGGTCCCTCCCTATACTCGCGACCCTTTCCGTAGTCCTGTAGGTAGATATGCGCCGCCCAGTGTCTCTCTGGCGGTGGCCAACCCGAAGAAGAGGTATCAGTGCCGACCATTAGCCAGCTGGTCCGCAAGGGCCGCGAGAAGCTGAACATCAAGGGCAAGAGCCCCGCGCTCAAGGAGTGCCCGCAGAAGCGTGGCGTCTGCACGCGCGTGTACACCACGACTCCGAAGAAGCCGAACTCCGCGCTCCGCAAGGTGGCTCGCGTTCGTCTGACCAACGGAATCGAGGTCACGTCCTACATCCCCGGCGTGGGTCACAACCTCCAGGAGCACTCGGTGGTGATGATCCGCGGTGGCCGTGTGAAGGACCTCCCGGGCGTCCGCTACCACATCGTCCGTGGAACGCTGGACTCCGTGGGCGTCGCGGGTCGCAAGCAGAGCCGCTCCAAGTACGGCGCGAAGCGTCCGAGCTGATCGCTCGTCACGCCGACCACCTTCGTTTCGCAGTGTTTCCGGACGTCTCGCCCCACACCCTGGGGAGCGTCCTCGGCAGTTCCGCCAGCAGTTCTTGAAGCCCCGTGAGTGCTCTCCGAGAGGAGGGTGGGGCGTAAGGGAAGAGAAGAGATGCCTCGTCGTCGCGTAGTCGCCAAGCGCAAGATTCTTCCGGATCCGAAGTTCCAGGACCGGCTCGTCACCAAGTTCGTCAACGACCTGATGCGGAAGGGGAAGAAGTCCATCGCGGAGGGCGTGTGCTACGGCGCCTTCGCCCTCATCGAGGAGCGCGCGAAGGAAGACCCCCTCAAGACCTTCAAGAAGGCCCTCGACAACGTCAAGCCGGTGCTGGAGGTGAAGAGCCGCCGCGTCGGTGGCGCCACCTACCAGGTGCCCGTCGAGGTCCGTCAGGACCGCCGCGTCGCCCTCGGCATGCGCTGGATCATCACCTACTCCAAGGCGCGTGGTGAGAAGACCATGCAGGAGAAGCTGGCCGGTGAGATCATGGACGCCGCCAACAACCGCGGCAACGCGGTGAAGAAGCGTGAAGACACGCACAAGATGGCCGAGGCCAACAAGGCCTTCGCCCACTACCGCTGGTAGGCCCTCGGGGCTTCGCGGTTGCCGCCCGGATGCAGATGCTGCATCCGGGCGGTTTTGTTAGATGGAGCAGGTTCTCTGAAATCGTCCAGCCGGTGGGTGTCGAGGCCTCCAGGCCCCGCCCCTGGTGCCTGGAGAGGTATTTGAGTCATGGCCCGTGAGCACCCCCTCGAGCGCTACCGCAACATCGGCATCATGGCGCATATCGATGCCGGCAAGACGACGACCACCGAGCGGATCCTCTTCTACACCGGCGCCATCCACCGGATGGGCGAGGTGCACGAGGGGAACACCACCACCGACTGGATGATCCAGGAGCGCGAGCGCGGCATCACGATCACCTCCGCCGCCATCACCGCGTTCTGGAACCGGCGCGACCAGCGCTACCGCGTCAACATCATCGACACCCCGGGGCACGTGGACTTCACCATCGAGGTGGAGCGCTCGCTGCGCGTGCTGGACGGCGCCGTCGCGGTGTTCGACGGGGTGAATGGCGTGGAGCCACAGTCCGAGACGGTGTGGCGCCAGGCGGACAAGTACAAGGTCCCCCGCATCTGCTTCATCAACAAGA
The nucleotide sequence above comes from Pyxidicoccus xibeiensis. Encoded proteins:
- the rpsL gene encoding 30S ribosomal protein S12, yielding MPTISQLVRKGREKLNIKGKSPALKECPQKRGVCTRVYTTTPKKPNSALRKVARVRLTNGIEVTSYIPGVGHNLQEHSVVMIRGGRVKDLPGVRYHIVRGTLDSVGVAGRKQSRSKYGAKRPS
- the rpsG gene encoding 30S ribosomal protein S7; translation: MPRRRVVAKRKILPDPKFQDRLVTKFVNDLMRKGKKSIAEGVCYGAFALIEERAKEDPLKTFKKALDNVKPVLEVKSRRVGGATYQVPVEVRQDRRVALGMRWIITYSKARGEKTMQEKLAGEIMDAANNRGNAVKKREDTHKMAEANKAFAHYRW